One segment of Hippopotamus amphibius kiboko isolate mHipAmp2 chromosome 4, mHipAmp2.hap2, whole genome shotgun sequence DNA contains the following:
- the MALSU1 gene encoding mitochondrial assembly of ribosomal large subunit protein 1 — translation MGPGGCVALRLGPLLWRRAFFPGAWPAAASGPRRRLPLALGRLPAGPAPGGVCPAPERARGLHGGPGLQEGAEGTAGEGRAESGAADHTGPKFDIDMLVSLLRQENARDICVIKVPPEMKYTDYFVIGSGTSTRHLHAMAYYIVKMYKYLKCKSEPHVKIEGKDTDDWLCVDFGSMVIHLMLPETRETYELEKLWTLRSYDDQLAQIPPETLPEDFILGIEDDTLSLTPVEFKCE, via the exons ATGGGGCCGGGCGGCTGCGTGGCGCTGAGGCTCGGGCCGCTGCTGTGGCGCAGGGCCTTTTTCCCCGGAGCGTGGCCCGCGGCGGCCTCGGGGCCCCGGCGTCGGCTGCCGCTGGCCCTGGGGCGGCTTCCGGCGGGACCAGCGCCCGGCGGGGTCTGCCCGGCCCCCGAGCGAGCGCGCGGCCTGCACGGCGGCCCGGGCCTGCAGGAGGGGGCGGAGGGGACAGCCGGCGAGGGGCGCGCGGAGTCCGGCGCCGCAG ATCATACTGGTCCCAAGTTTGACATCGATATGCTGGTTTCACTCCTGAGGCAAGAAAATGCAAGAGACATTTGTGTCATCAAAGTTCCTCCAGAAATGAAATATACAGACTACTTTGTGATTGGTAGTGGAACTTCCACTCGACACTTACATGCCATGGCCTACTACATTGTGAAAATG TACAAATACCTGAAATGTAAAAGTGAGCCTCATGTTAAGATCGAAGGGAAGGACACTGATGACTGGCTCTGTGTGGACTTTG GCAGCATGGTGATTCATTTGATGCTTCCAGAAACCAGAGAAACCTACGAATTGGAGAAATTATGGACCCTACGTTCTTATGATGATCAGTTAGCTCAGATACCACCTGAGACCTTACCTGAAGACTTCATTCTTGGAATAGAAGATGACACTTTATCTCTGACTCCTGTGGAGTTCAAATGTGAATAA